The Candidatus Rokuibacteriota bacterium genome contains the following window.
GGGTGCCCGGGACGGCGGATTCACTGGAACGCCTGGTCGGCGCGGGGGAGGAGGGACTGCGGGTGTCATTCGCGAGTCCGCTCGCGCTCGCGCTGACGCAGCTCGGTGCGGCGGATCTTGCCGCTGATGGTCTTGGGCAGGTCGGCCACGAACTCGATCTCGCGCGGGTACTTGTACGGCGCCGTCACGGTCTTGACGTGCTCCTGCAGCTCGGCGACGAGCGACTCGGAGGCGGCGTGCCCCGGGGCCAGGACCACGAAGGCCTTGACGATCTCGCCACGCATGGGGTCGGGCTTGCCGATGACGGCGGCCTCGGCCACGGCGGCGTGCTCCACCAGCGCCGACTCCACCTCGAAGGGGCCGATGCGGTAGGAGGCGCTGTTGATGACGTCGTCGGCGCGCCCCACGAACCAGAGGTAGCCCTCCTCGTCCATGGCGGCGCGGTCGCCGGTGACGTACCAGTCGCCGCGGTGGCACTTGGCGGTGGCCTCGGGGTTGCGCCAGTACTCCTGGAACATGCCCACGGGGCGCTCGGGCCGCACGTGGACGGCCAGGTCGCCCTCCTCGCCGCGTGGCAGCTCGCGCCCCTCGTCGTCGACGATGCCGAGACGGTGCCCCGGCGAGGCCGGGCCCATGGAGCCGGGCTTCCAGGGGGTGGTCCGGAAGGTCGCCGCCAGGAGCACGCTCTCCGTCTGGCCGTAGCCCTCGTAGATGTGGTGGCCCGTGCCCTCGCGCCAGGTCTCGATCACCTCGGGGTTGACGGCCTCGCCGGCCCCCACGCAGTGCCGGAGCGCGGCGAAGCGATACTTCCGGAGCGGCTCCAGCACGAACATCCGGTACGCCGTGGGCGGGGCGCAGAGCGTCGTGACCGGAAAGCGCTCGAGCATGCCGAGCGTCTCCTGGGTCTCGAACTTCTTCCCGCGCCCGTCCCAGACGAAGAGCGCCGCGCCCATGTTCCAGGGGGCGAAGAAGGAGGTCCACGCCGACTTGGCCCAGCCCGTGTCGGCCAGCGTCCAGTGCAGATCGTCCGGACCGTCGTCGAGCCAGAAGCGGCCGGTGATCGTGTGGCCCATGGGGTAGGAGGCATGCGTGTGGAGCACCATCTTGGGATAGCCGGTGGTCCCCGAGGTGAAGTAGATCATCATGGGATCGGCGCTGGCATTGCCCGGGTGCCCGAGCTCCGTGGCGGCCCGTCCCACGAGCGCCTCGTACTCCTGCCACCCGCCGCCCGCGCGGCCCACGACGATGCGGTGCCTCACCGACGGGCACTCGGCCAGCACCTGGTCCACCTTGTGGGTGTTGTCCTCGTCGGTGATGACGACGGCGGGCTCGGAGGACTGGAGCCGGTACTGGATGTCCTTGGCGGTCAGGAGCGTGGTCCCCGGCGTGGAGACGGCGCAGGCCCGGATGCAGCCCAGGACGATCTCCCACCACTGGTAGACGCGCGGCAGCATCACGAAGACGCGCTCGCCCGGGCGCACGCCGAGGCCCGCCAGCACGTTGGCGAAGCGGCGCGAGCGCTCCCCCAGCTCGGCGAACGTGAAGCGCCGCGGCTGGCCGTCCGCTGACACCCAGAGGAGGCCCAGCTTGCCAGGGTC
Protein-coding sequences here:
- a CDS encoding AMP-binding protein, yielding MSERDLTAYTAMMRGFRLEVPPRFNWAFDTFDRWGRDPGKLGLLWVSADGQPRRFTFAELGERSRRFANVLAGLGVRPGERVFVMLPRVYQWWEIVLGCIRACAVSTPGTTLLTAKDIQYRLQSSEPAVVITDEDNTHKVDQVLAECPSVRHRIVVGRAGGGWQEYEALVGRAATELGHPGNASADPMMIYFTSGTTGYPKMVLHTHASYPMGHTITGRFWLDDGPDDLHWTLADTGWAKSAWTSFFAPWNMGAALFVWDGRGKKFETQETLGMLERFPVTTLCAPPTAYRMFVLEPLRKYRFAALRHCVGAGEAVNPEVIETWREGTGHHIYEGYGQTESVLLAATFRTTPWKPGSMGPASPGHRLGIVDDEGRELPRGEEGDLAVHVRPERPVGMFQEYWRNPEATAKCHRGDWYVTGDRAAMDEEGYLWFVGRADDVINSASYRIGPFEVESALVEHAAVAEAAVIGKPDPMRGEIVKAFVVLAPGHAASESLVAELQEHVKTVTAPYKYPREIEFVADLPKTISGKIRRTELRQRERERTRE